In one Echinicola marina genomic region, the following are encoded:
- a CDS encoding endonuclease/exonuclease/phosphatase family protein, which produces MKIISWNCNGAFRKKFHLLNELHADILIIQECENPSSTKDQNYQNWATNYLWIGDNKNKGLGVFADPSIKLEKLNWSNAYQDHSVKYFLPCSINDQFNLLGVWAHHNNSPNFGYNGQLWKYLEINIHAFTNIIIGGDLNSNRIWDQWDRWWNHSDIVNTLSLKNILSVYHSWHYEEQGKESIPTFFLQRKTEKPYHIDYFFASKNLLDSVKHFEILTDDKWLVVSDHRPLLMKLN; this is translated from the coding sequence ATGAAAATCATCTCTTGGAATTGCAATGGAGCTTTTAGAAAGAAATTCCATTTACTCAATGAATTGCATGCTGACATTCTAATAATTCAAGAATGCGAAAACCCAAGCTCTACAAAAGACCAAAATTATCAGAATTGGGCAACTAATTATCTTTGGATTGGAGATAATAAAAATAAGGGATTGGGAGTTTTCGCTGATCCATCCATCAAACTTGAAAAATTGAACTGGTCTAACGCGTATCAAGACCATTCTGTCAAATATTTCCTTCCCTGCTCTATTAATGACCAATTCAATCTTTTAGGAGTATGGGCCCACCACAACAACTCTCCTAACTTTGGATATAATGGTCAACTCTGGAAATATTTGGAAATAAATATCCATGCCTTCACCAATATCATAATTGGAGGGGATTTAAACAGTAATCGCATTTGGGATCAATGGGACAGATGGTGGAACCACTCTGATATTGTAAACACACTTTCATTAAAAAATATTCTTAGTGTATATCATTCTTGGCATTATGAGGAACAAGGTAAGGAATCTATCCCAACTTTCTTCCTTCAAAGAAAGACTGAAAAGCCTTATCATATTGACTACTTTTTTGCATCAAAAAACTTACTTGATTCCGTTAAACATTTTGAAATATTAACAGATGATAAATGGTTAGTTGTAAGTGATCACCGACCTTTGCTAATGAAATTAAACTAA
- the smc gene encoding chromosome segregation protein SMC: MQLTKLEIKGFKSFGDKVSIHFDKGITGIVGPNGCGKSNVVDAIRWVLGEQKTRALRSDKMENVIFNGTKNRKPTNLAEVSLTFENTKNLLPTEYTHVTITRRYYRSGESEYLLNGIACRLKDINNLFMDTGIQSNSYAIIELKMIDELLNDKNNSRRDLFEEAAGISKFKTRKKETLKKLEDTDADLDRVEDLLYEIEKNLKSLEKQAKQAAKYFEIKKSYKISSIALAKISVKTHTDNLIGANERINAENDRKLQLNNQITTKEAELEKSKSDQIHKEKLLSSRQKTLNEHVNKIRQFESEKKIKNERLRFLEDRSMKLREQIDQDRKSNDRAGFSIRSLEQEKEVAEKLLAEKELTVENLKAEYEEQKSAHAILQERQKVLSKDFSSRKDAIYQLSKELEIKQIQLSSLKQELEKTASDDNSQEANLAEFEEKMLVLKDELDEKTDRITQLKAKEEDQNHKIEELNHTIELIREEVTQLGRKLDAKSNEFNLTKSLVENLEGFPEAIKFLKKNSDWGKDTPLLSDILTTSENYRVAIENYLESYMNYYVVDTEAQAIAAVNLLSDAARGKANFFVLEHFERFKPSTNKLFANATAATEIIEYDEKYARLISYILDDVYIVQGEIKDIPDDNDTIFITESGKFTKRKFSISGGSVGLFEGKRIGRAKNLEKLEVEIKELNKKVSAARSNLDKKVSDLMKLKEVSYKKDIEDLQSEISEVNQQYISIKTKKEQLAEMLSTNANKREDILEKIDSLSEEVNEIGPKLEEEKNGFDGMEEEIEIINEQLLTEEESLSVRSSNYNQENIQYHQHLNKVNSLEQEISFKKSAFENSKERIEKSQSELSTIDQEIKGLLDNNEIKDDELIELYTEKEAIELGVTEAEKDYYASRGNIDEMEKGIRELSKQKEGIDALIMELQNTLNEIKLKLSSMKERLSVEFEIDLDNLIQEDPEVDPEYQEKDEEQIREEVQKAKQRLEKIGPINPMAMEAYDEIKERHTFISSQKEDLEKAKNSLMDTIKEIDTVAKETFLSAFDQIKTNFVKVFRSLFTAEDDCDLKLTNPESPLDSTIEIMAKPKGKRPLTINQLSGGEKTLTATSLLFSIYLLKPAPFCIFDEVDAPLDDANIDKFNQIIQKFSNESQFIIVTHNKRTMASTDIIYGITMIEAGVSRVVPVDLRELEDIIED; the protein is encoded by the coding sequence ATGCAGCTAACCAAGCTTGAAATCAAAGGTTTTAAAAGTTTTGGGGACAAGGTCTCCATCCATTTTGACAAGGGCATTACAGGAATCGTAGGCCCGAATGGATGTGGAAAGTCCAATGTTGTGGATGCCATCCGCTGGGTACTGGGTGAGCAAAAAACCCGGGCACTGCGCTCTGATAAAATGGAGAATGTGATTTTCAATGGTACCAAAAACAGGAAACCTACCAATCTGGCTGAGGTATCCCTGACCTTTGAAAACACCAAAAACCTGCTCCCTACAGAATACACCCATGTCACCATCACCCGTCGCTACTACCGTTCTGGTGAAAGTGAATACCTACTCAATGGCATTGCCTGTCGTCTTAAGGACATCAATAACCTCTTTATGGACACGGGTATCCAATCCAACAGTTATGCTATCATCGAACTGAAAATGATTGATGAGTTGCTCAATGACAAGAACAACTCCCGTAGGGACCTCTTTGAGGAAGCTGCCGGTATTTCCAAGTTCAAGACCCGCAAGAAGGAAACACTTAAGAAGCTAGAAGATACTGATGCAGACCTTGACAGGGTGGAAGATCTCTTATATGAGATTGAGAAAAACCTCAAATCCCTGGAAAAACAGGCCAAGCAGGCTGCCAAATACTTTGAAATCAAAAAATCATATAAAATATCAAGCATTGCCCTAGCCAAGATCAGTGTAAAAACCCATACCGACAACCTGATTGGCGCCAATGAAAGGATCAATGCAGAAAATGATCGCAAACTACAGCTCAACAACCAGATAACGACCAAGGAAGCAGAACTGGAAAAATCCAAGTCTGATCAGATCCATAAAGAAAAGCTCCTCTCCTCCAGACAAAAAACACTCAACGAGCATGTCAACAAAATCAGACAGTTTGAGAGTGAGAAAAAAATCAAAAACGAACGCCTTCGATTCTTGGAAGATCGGTCAATGAAGCTCCGAGAGCAAATCGATCAGGACCGAAAATCCAATGACCGTGCGGGCTTTAGTATCCGTTCTCTTGAACAGGAAAAGGAAGTAGCCGAAAAATTATTGGCCGAAAAAGAGCTGACAGTAGAAAACCTAAAAGCAGAATACGAAGAACAAAAATCAGCCCATGCCATTCTTCAGGAAAGGCAAAAGGTGCTCAGCAAGGATTTCTCCTCTCGCAAGGATGCTATCTACCAACTCAGCAAAGAACTTGAGATCAAGCAAATTCAGCTTTCCTCCCTAAAGCAAGAATTGGAAAAAACTGCTTCAGACGATAATAGCCAAGAAGCAAACCTTGCTGAATTTGAAGAAAAAATGCTGGTCCTTAAAGATGAATTGGATGAAAAAACCGATCGCATCACCCAACTGAAAGCCAAGGAAGAGGACCAGAATCATAAAATAGAAGAATTAAATCATACCATAGAACTGATCAGGGAAGAGGTCACTCAGTTGGGGAGAAAATTGGATGCAAAATCCAATGAATTTAACCTGACAAAATCCTTGGTCGAAAACCTGGAGGGTTTCCCTGAAGCCATCAAGTTCCTGAAAAAGAATTCAGATTGGGGCAAGGACACTCCCCTGCTTTCGGATATTCTGACCACCAGCGAAAACTATCGTGTGGCCATTGAAAATTATCTTGAAAGCTATATGAACTATTATGTGGTGGACACAGAGGCCCAGGCCATTGCCGCAGTGAACCTGTTGAGTGATGCAGCAAGAGGAAAAGCCAACTTCTTTGTCCTAGAGCATTTTGAGCGTTTCAAGCCCTCTACCAATAAACTGTTTGCCAATGCTACGGCTGCCACGGAAATCATTGAATATGATGAAAAGTATGCTAGGCTAATCAGTTATATCTTGGACGATGTCTATATTGTTCAGGGTGAGATCAAAGACATTCCAGATGATAATGACACCATTTTCATCACGGAAAGCGGAAAATTCACCAAGCGCAAATTCAGCATTTCTGGTGGTTCAGTTGGGCTCTTCGAAGGTAAGCGAATCGGCCGAGCAAAGAACCTTGAAAAATTGGAAGTTGAGATCAAAGAGCTGAATAAAAAGGTCAGTGCTGCAAGGTCCAACTTGGACAAAAAAGTCAGTGACCTGATGAAACTGAAAGAAGTTTCCTATAAGAAGGATATCGAAGACCTTCAATCTGAAATTTCTGAGGTCAACCAGCAATATATCTCCATCAAAACCAAAAAGGAGCAGTTGGCAGAGATGCTATCCACCAATGCCAATAAACGGGAAGATATCCTTGAAAAGATTGACAGCTTAAGCGAAGAAGTCAATGAAATAGGTCCAAAGCTGGAAGAAGAGAAAAATGGTTTTGACGGCATGGAGGAAGAGATCGAAATCATCAATGAGCAATTGCTCACTGAAGAGGAAAGCTTGTCCGTCCGTTCCAGCAATTACAACCAAGAAAACATCCAATACCATCAGCACTTAAATAAAGTCAATAGCCTTGAGCAGGAAATTTCCTTTAAGAAAAGTGCTTTTGAAAACAGTAAGGAAAGGATAGAGAAATCCCAATCCGAACTGAGTACAATTGATCAAGAAATCAAGGGACTTCTGGACAATAATGAAATCAAGGATGATGAATTGATCGAGTTATATACTGAGAAAGAAGCCATTGAACTCGGTGTTACTGAAGCGGAAAAAGATTACTATGCTTCCAGGGGCAATATCGATGAAATGGAAAAAGGCATCCGTGAACTTTCCAAGCAAAAAGAAGGGATAGATGCCCTTATCATGGAATTGCAAAACACCCTTAACGAGATCAAGCTTAAGCTTTCCAGTATGAAGGAGAGACTAAGTGTGGAATTTGAGATTGACCTTGACAACCTTATTCAGGAAGATCCTGAGGTCGATCCTGAATACCAGGAAAAGGATGAAGAACAAATCCGAGAAGAAGTCCAGAAGGCCAAGCAAAGATTGGAAAAAATTGGTCCAATCAACCCAATGGCCATGGAAGCCTATGATGAGATTAAGGAACGCCATACTTTCATCTCCTCGCAGAAAGAAGACTTAGAAAAAGCCAAAAACTCCTTGATGGACACCATTAAGGAAATTGACACGGTGGCTAAGGAAACTTTTTTGTCTGCATTTGATCAAATCAAAACCAACTTTGTTAAGGTTTTCCGTTCTCTGTTCACAGCAGAGGACGACTGTGACCTAAAGTTGACCAACCCAGAGTCTCCATTGGACAGTACCATTGAGATCATGGCCAAGCCAAAGGGAAAGAGGCCATTGACCATCAACCAGCTTTCGGGTGGTGAGAAGACCTTGACGGCCACTTCCCTACTCTTCTCTATTTACCTATTGAAGCCAGCACCTTTCTGTATCTTTGATGAGGTGGATGCCCCACTGGACGATGCCAACATTGATAAGTTCAACCAGATCATCCAAAAGTTCTCCAATGAGTCTCAATTTATCATTGTGACCCATAATAAGCGCACCATGGCCAGTACCGATATTATCTACGGCATTACCATGATTGAAGCAGGTGTATCCAGGGTGGTACCGGTGGATTTAAGGGAATTGGAAGATATTATCGAGGATTAG
- a CDS encoding DUF4377 domain-containing protein: MIFTLLFSSCMDETPIKEENINVQHFPIVQNNEADNPTLWLRVQFSDQIAKDEWTAIPMDAIIGFDYELGYNYELKIRKEEALNSTTGLHFIKYTFISENEKTPVAAGTTFELPLKSTDFNPSNLVLGNEEVGYNLLGEIDIECSTLCDDLSLDLETNANVNGVFRHIDDNTIKLIQLK, encoded by the coding sequence ATGATTTTCACCCTACTGTTTTCTTCTTGTATGGACGAAACCCCCATCAAGGAAGAAAATATAAATGTCCAACATTTCCCCATCGTTCAAAACAATGAAGCCGATAACCCTACCTTATGGTTAAGGGTCCAATTTAGCGATCAAATAGCCAAGGATGAATGGACAGCGATTCCCATGGATGCCATTATTGGCTTTGACTACGAATTGGGATATAATTATGAATTAAAAATACGAAAAGAAGAAGCTTTGAACTCCACCACGGGTTTACATTTCATCAAATACACCTTTATTTCGGAAAATGAAAAGACCCCTGTTGCCGCTGGCACAACCTTTGAACTCCCCTTAAAATCCACAGATTTCAACCCTTCCAACTTGGTACTTGGCAATGAGGAAGTAGGATATAATTTACTGGGAGAAATTGATATTGAATGCAGCACTTTATGTGATGACCTGAGTCTAGACTTAGAGACCAACGCAAATGTAAATGGTGTATTCCGACATATAGACGACAACACGATTAAACTGATCCAACTCAAATAA
- a CDS encoding ArnT family glycosyltransferase, giving the protein MEKSVKLHQPNAYLITGILLLIGYWFFAYDGITFSDDVAYIKYGQNFWLGKDVLTGEHFTFRWGAYILSGFFTFLFGFNDRIASLSSLVYYIGALCLLWTVMPKASSKFWLVLFFIPNIYLLHFLPKVYPDSPLIFWTALIPYAANARFKRPLESGLLMALAFFVGFCTKETIIYLAPFPAMLLVFDYIRDNSKIFYIYFFSFITLMGILYLGYFEWKYDDALFRFRSIQEGHYVSAYSYFDKGWLEMLERLTFVPITTFVERTYWIWIVLSIPSIIRAFLTQRDLPMIFSLCTISMILGFWLMSTSFSYYNPIHLNPRHLIILIPLLSANIALENYRWMDNFFWNKFCSIWIAFGGFIALSLMEWNIAIYYFLFAACLGLLNPKFRLVGMVFLMILPVFIAVKNQTDLKNYPHFKNAFIQNLNNSDRNSPLLTHQFICDSQEVILENLSPVRRAISLEEFKDYPNLDPPQNFTLFIYKYSQHAYPKHASLLQNVREFAEKNNYLQTESREDQWLKIIRFEKINPLSPQPKGEFALNIE; this is encoded by the coding sequence ATGGAAAAAAGTGTAAAACTCCATCAGCCTAATGCCTACCTGATTACCGGTATTCTATTGCTAATAGGCTATTGGTTTTTTGCTTATGATGGTATCACCTTCAGTGATGATGTGGCCTATATAAAATATGGTCAAAATTTCTGGTTGGGCAAGGATGTCCTGACCGGAGAGCATTTCACATTTAGATGGGGAGCCTATATATTATCTGGCTTCTTTACCTTTCTTTTTGGCTTCAATGATAGAATAGCGTCATTGTCCAGTCTGGTCTATTATATCGGGGCATTGTGCCTTTTATGGACTGTCATGCCAAAGGCTTCATCCAAATTTTGGTTGGTATTATTCTTCATCCCCAATATTTACCTGTTGCATTTCTTACCCAAAGTGTACCCTGACTCCCCACTTATATTCTGGACAGCTTTAATTCCCTATGCAGCAAATGCCAGATTTAAGCGGCCTCTAGAATCTGGCTTACTCATGGCATTGGCTTTTTTTGTGGGTTTTTGTACAAAGGAAACCATCATATATTTGGCCCCATTTCCAGCGATGCTTTTGGTATTTGATTATATAAGGGACAACAGCAAAATCTTCTATATATATTTTTTCAGTTTTATCACCTTAATGGGCATACTATACTTAGGATATTTTGAATGGAAATATGATGATGCCTTATTTAGATTCCGTAGTATTCAGGAAGGTCACTATGTGTCTGCCTATAGCTATTTTGATAAAGGATGGCTGGAAATGTTGGAGCGGCTTACCTTTGTTCCCATCACTACTTTTGTGGAGCGCACCTATTGGATATGGATCGTTTTATCGATTCCCTCCATTATCAGGGCTTTTTTGACCCAAAGAGACCTTCCAATGATATTTTCTCTCTGTACCATCAGTATGATATTGGGCTTTTGGTTGATGAGCACCAGTTTCTCCTACTACAACCCCATCCACCTCAATCCCAGACACTTGATCATTCTTATCCCCTTACTCTCTGCCAATATTGCACTGGAAAACTACAGGTGGATGGATAACTTTTTTTGGAACAAGTTCTGCTCAATATGGATTGCGTTTGGAGGATTTATCGCTTTGTCATTAATGGAATGGAATATTGCGATCTATTATTTTCTTTTTGCAGCCTGTTTGGGCCTTCTAAACCCTAAATTTAGACTGGTAGGGATGGTGTTTTTGATGATTCTTCCTGTATTTATAGCAGTTAAAAATCAGACTGATCTGAAAAATTACCCTCACTTCAAAAATGCATTTATCCAAAACTTAAACAATAGCGACCGCAATTCTCCCCTACTTACCCATCAATTTATCTGTGACAGCCAAGAGGTTATTCTTGAGAATCTATCACCTGTAAGAAGGGCAATAAGTCTGGAGGAGTTTAAAGATTATCCCAACTTGGATCCTCCTCAAAATTTCACATTGTTCATATACAAATACAGTCAGCATGCTTATCCAAAGCATGCTTCACTGCTCCAAAATGTAAGGGAATTTGCAGAGAAAAATAATTACCTTCAGACGGAAAGCCGGGAGGATCAATGGCTTAAAATCATAAGATTCGAAAAAATCAATCCATTATCACCGCAGCCTAAAGGAGAATTTGCACTCAACATTGAATAA
- a CDS encoding restriction endonuclease codes for MAKRKGKAEFAKWFGPTLDALRSLGYSGKPREVVDKIASDLSLNEDFLNQTLDKSGINKFYNQVAWARQYLIWEGYLDSSIRGTWKLTDKGKEAHLTTNDAYEIIKKWVNINAKARQKKNEKEVLKEQEEEVPETVELKAETNLLEVLQSLSPSGFENVCKELLREHGFENVLVTGQSHDGGIDGYGVLELNPFVSFKVLFQCKRYKGSVSRAQVGDFRNAMIGRAEKGIIMTTGFFTREAEKEASRDGAPPVELVDGKKLVKMFEKVELGLKPKTIYEVQLGYFEKFMN; via the coding sequence ATGGCTAAGAGAAAAGGAAAAGCTGAGTTTGCAAAATGGTTTGGTCCCACATTAGATGCCCTTAGATCTCTAGGATATTCTGGAAAGCCAAGAGAGGTAGTTGACAAAATTGCGTCCGATTTAAGCTTAAATGAAGACTTTTTAAATCAAACTTTAGATAAATCAGGCATTAATAAATTTTATAATCAAGTTGCTTGGGCAAGACAATACCTCATTTGGGAAGGGTATTTGGATTCTTCAATTCGAGGAACATGGAAACTAACAGATAAAGGTAAAGAAGCTCATTTAACTACAAATGATGCCTACGAAATCATCAAAAAGTGGGTAAATATCAACGCAAAGGCTCGCCAGAAAAAAAATGAAAAGGAAGTACTAAAGGAACAAGAAGAAGAAGTTCCAGAAACAGTTGAGTTAAAAGCTGAAACTAATTTATTAGAGGTGCTTCAATCATTATCTCCAAGTGGGTTTGAAAATGTCTGCAAAGAACTTTTGCGAGAACATGGTTTTGAAAATGTTCTAGTTACAGGACAATCTCATGATGGTGGAATAGATGGCTATGGTGTCCTTGAACTTAACCCTTTTGTCAGTTTTAAAGTCTTGTTCCAATGTAAAAGATATAAAGGAAGTGTTTCTAGAGCACAAGTTGGAGATTTCAGAAACGCAATGATTGGTCGTGCTGAAAAAGGCATTATCATGACAACAGGGTTTTTCACAAGAGAAGCTGAAAAAGAAGCATCAAGAGATGGAGCTCCTCCAGTCGAGTTAGTAGATGGCAAAAAGCTGGTAAAAATGTTTGAAAAAGTTGAACTGGGCCTAAAACCCAAAACTATTTATGAGGTTCAACTAGGCTATTTTGAAAAATTTATGAATTGA
- a CDS encoding B12-binding domain-containing radical SAM protein: MATKVLFITPPFTQLNTPYPATAYLKGYLNTLDIASNQADLGLDVILALFSKEGLMQVFELAEEQGFQYSDNVNRILRMKAAYLQTIDTVIDFLQDKNPTLAYHISEGNFLPQAARFEQLGDVDWAFGTMGLRDKSRYLATLYLEDLGDLITEAIDPHFGFSRYAESLGMSAGSFDEMEEALQEPLSLIDTMLLDLLEEKIEAYQPESVAFSVPFPGNLYGALKCGQYLKTNHPSIKVWMGGGYPNTELRSLKDARIFNYVDYITLDDGEAPVRLLLEHLDGKLPLEALKRTFVCLEGEVKMINGATDKDVPQRDVGTPDYSDLPLSEYLSVIEVANPMHRLWSDGRWNKLTLAHGCYWGKCTFCDISLDYIGRYEPITAAILCDRIEEIMAQTGTNGFHFVDEAAPPALMRDLALEILRRGLVVVWWTNIRFESNFTADLCRLLRASGCIAISGGLEVASDRLLGLIKKGVTVAQVAQVTHHLTQAGIMVHAYLMYGYPSQTAQETIDSLEMVRQLFEEGVLQSGFWHRFAMTAHSPVGLDPKAFGVYRTDLALAPFANNEVDYEDPVGVDHGTFSEGLRKSLFNYMHGVGFDIPLKEWFDFKVPETTIAGNYIHKQIAEEAALVYKKHHRIVWIGAQPDVQDSEEQGFVELVFSGKQEDFAMELPEEFAEWVASLLGRVSYDQPLRMLKEIWEDYEANAGDFEELVESEVWEILREQGLLVF; encoded by the coding sequence TTGGCAACTAAAGTTCTTTTCATCACGCCTCCATTCACCCAACTGAATACTCCTTATCCAGCTACGGCTTACCTTAAGGGCTACCTCAATACTTTGGATATTGCTTCAAACCAGGCGGATTTGGGCTTAGATGTGATTTTAGCCTTGTTCTCAAAAGAAGGACTCATGCAGGTTTTTGAATTAGCGGAAGAACAGGGGTTTCAATATTCAGACAATGTAAATCGAATATTGAGGATGAAGGCTGCTTATTTGCAGACGATAGATACAGTGATTGATTTTTTGCAGGACAAGAATCCAACACTGGCCTATCATATTTCCGAGGGAAATTTTTTACCCCAGGCAGCTCGATTTGAGCAGTTGGGAGATGTGGACTGGGCCTTCGGGACAATGGGCCTAAGGGACAAATCCCGTTACCTAGCTACCTTGTATTTGGAGGATTTAGGAGATCTGATTACTGAGGCCATAGATCCCCATTTCGGTTTTAGTCGCTATGCGGAGAGCTTGGGTATGTCAGCTGGCAGCTTTGATGAGATGGAGGAAGCCTTGCAGGAACCATTGAGTTTGATCGATACCATGTTGTTGGATTTGTTGGAGGAAAAAATAGAAGCATATCAGCCCGAATCGGTAGCCTTCTCAGTTCCTTTTCCAGGGAATCTTTATGGTGCATTGAAGTGTGGGCAATATTTAAAGACCAATCATCCTAGTATTAAGGTGTGGATGGGCGGAGGCTATCCCAATACAGAGTTGAGAAGTTTGAAAGATGCTCGGATTTTCAATTATGTAGATTATATTACCTTGGATGATGGAGAAGCGCCAGTTCGTTTGTTGTTGGAACATTTGGACGGGAAACTGCCTTTGGAAGCTTTGAAGCGAACATTTGTTTGCTTGGAAGGAGAGGTGAAAATGATCAATGGGGCTACAGATAAAGATGTACCTCAGCGGGATGTGGGGACTCCCGATTATAGTGACTTGCCTTTGAGTGAATATCTTTCGGTGATTGAGGTAGCCAATCCCATGCATCGCTTATGGAGTGATGGCCGATGGAATAAGTTGACCCTGGCGCATGGCTGTTATTGGGGGAAATGTACTTTCTGTGATATCTCATTGGATTATATTGGACGTTATGAGCCCATTACTGCAGCGATACTTTGTGATAGGATAGAAGAAATCATGGCCCAAACAGGAACCAATGGTTTTCACTTTGTGGATGAAGCGGCCCCACCAGCTTTGATGCGGGATTTGGCCCTTGAGATATTGAGAAGAGGTCTTGTGGTCGTTTGGTGGACCAATATCCGTTTTGAAAGTAATTTTACCGCTGATCTTTGCCGATTGTTGAGGGCTTCTGGCTGTATTGCCATTTCAGGAGGATTGGAAGTGGCTTCCGATCGATTGCTTGGATTGATCAAAAAGGGAGTAACTGTGGCGCAAGTTGCACAGGTGACTCATCATTTAACCCAGGCAGGCATTATGGTTCATGCTTACCTGATGTATGGTTATCCTAGCCAAACTGCTCAGGAAACCATAGATTCCTTGGAAATGGTGCGTCAGCTTTTTGAGGAAGGTGTTTTGCAATCAGGTTTCTGGCACCGTTTTGCTATGACCGCCCATAGCCCAGTTGGCTTGGATCCAAAGGCTTTTGGCGTTTATAGGACTGATTTGGCTTTAGCACCTTTTGCCAATAATGAAGTGGATTATGAGGATCCAGTTGGGGTGGATCATGGAACCTTTTCTGAAGGTCTAAGAAAGTCTCTTTTCAATTATATGCATGGAGTAGGTTTTGATATACCTTTGAAAGAATGGTTTGATTTCAAGGTTCCTGAGACTACAATTGCCGGAAACTATATTCATAAGCAAATAGCCGAAGAAGCTGCATTAGTTTATAAAAAGCATCATAGAATTGTTTGGATAGGGGCGCAGCCAGATGTGCAGGATTCGGAAGAACAAGGTTTTGTCGAATTGGTCTTTTCGGGTAAGCAAGAAGATTTTGCCATGGAGTTGCCAGAGGAATTTGCAGAATGGGTGGCCAGTCTACTGGGAAGGGTTTCCTATGACCAACCTTTGCGTATGCTTAAAGAAATTTGGGAAGATTATGAAGCCAATGCCGGCGATTTTGAAGAGTTGGTGGAATCCGAAGTTTGGGAAATACTGAGAGAGCAGGGTTTGTTGGTTTTTTAG
- a CDS encoding helix-turn-helix transcriptional regulator: MAKTKSVEQQKILRVFKLINLLRSNIGKPVSSLAESLGTDKRTIYRYFRLLEELGFHVEKEFGKFKIVDRIDRHEDSFYGTFSDDEAAFMADLLNKSGKKNLLKDSILQKVHYRSDFQQGVSQLFNAHLGTFVDELGEAIRNKFQVVLKDYYSLSSDSVSDRLVEPVAFTSNFESVYAFEVASKEMKLFKLERITEVKVSSKKHVYGVLHESLEQGLFGFTGKDRFHVKLKLSKKAYQLLMEEHADAKPYTFIRERNEYYFESEIPELPGIARFILGLPGEVIVEEGEELAHYLREQLKKAENIFSAFELK, encoded by the coding sequence ATGGCTAAAACAAAAAGTGTTGAACAACAAAAAATACTAAGGGTTTTTAAATTGATCAACTTACTCCGCTCGAATATAGGGAAACCAGTGAGTAGTTTGGCAGAATCCTTGGGGACGGACAAAAGGACCATTTACCGGTATTTTAGATTATTGGAGGAATTGGGCTTCCATGTAGAAAAGGAATTTGGTAAGTTCAAGATTGTAGACAGGATTGACCGGCACGAGGATAGTTTTTATGGAACTTTTTCTGATGATGAAGCGGCCTTTATGGCTGATTTGTTGAACAAAAGTGGCAAAAAGAATCTTCTGAAGGATTCGATCTTACAGAAGGTCCATTACCGTTCTGATTTTCAACAAGGGGTCAGTCAGTTATTCAATGCCCATTTAGGGACTTTTGTGGACGAACTGGGGGAAGCAATTAGGAATAAATTTCAAGTAGTTTTGAAGGATTATTATTCTCTTAGTAGTGATTCGGTGAGTGATAGGTTGGTGGAACCGGTAGCATTCACCAGCAATTTTGAATCGGTGTATGCATTTGAAGTTGCCAGTAAGGAGATGAAGCTTTTTAAGCTAGAGAGAATAACGGAGGTAAAAGTAAGCTCCAAAAAACATGTTTATGGGGTTTTGCATGAGTCTTTAGAGCAAGGATTGTTTGGTTTTACGGGTAAGGACAGGTTTCATGTAAAACTTAAACTTTCAAAGAAAGCCTACCAATTACTTATGGAAGAACATGCTGATGCTAAGCCATATACTTTTATTAGAGAAAGGAATGAATATTATTTTGAATCTGAAATACCAGAATTACCAGGTATTGCAAGGTTTATTCTGGGTTTACCTGGTGAGGTAATAGTGGAAGAAGGAGAGGAATTAGCTCATTACCTTAGAGAGCAATTAAAAAAGGCTGAAAATATTTTCTCAGCCTTTGAATTGAAATAA